TGTTAATATATAATCGCCCGGTACTGTTGCAGAAAAACTAGCACTTTCCGGGTTTGATGTTGCTGTTGCTGGATTAACTACTCCATCACCACCGGTTGGTTGTGTAATAGTCCACAGCCCCGTAGTTGCCCCACCACCTATAGAAGCACTTGAAAGTATGTAGCTACCAAAATCATTACATAATGCAATGTTATTTCCTGCCTCAACCGTTGCTTCTTCTATTCTTGTTAGTGTAAGACTATCTGTTGTAGGTTCACAAATCATATCTGTATTAGATACTGTTACAGATAGCTGTATAGACGTTGCACTTTGATCTGCCGATCCTAATGTATATATTGGATTAGTTGCAGCCACATTATTAAACGCTCCATCTCCAGTAGTTTCCCATAATATATTATCTGCTACTACGTTTGAGGCTGTAAGACTATATGTAGATTCAGTTTCACAAATCTCTTCATCTGGACCCGCTTCACCAATAGGAGCTGCTACTACATTAAGCATAATACATTTCTCTTCAGCACATCCGCCTGGATCAATAATATTACAAACCTCATACATTCCAGGTGTAGCAAAAGTATAATTAGTATCCATTCCACCACCACCTATAACTTGTCTAGGCCCTCCATCGATAGAAACGGTAAATTGTTGTCCAGCACCGGAGGCAGATGGTATAAATACAGACTCGCCTACACAGTAATCTTCTCCATTAAGGTCATCTGCATCAGTACCATCTATAGTAAAAGCTAACCCTCCTGTAGGAAATACAAAGTAATCTATAAAAGCACAGTTTGCATTATTTGCCACACTATTTACGAGTGGCCCTCCATTTGCTTGATTATCAAAACCTTCAACTTGAGCACCATTTACTGTGACAGTTGTTACCTGAGAAAAACTACAATTAGGACCTGAACAACCACCTGGTGTAGCATCTGCTTGAGGACCAGGTGGAATATCACAAAAATCACCCACTGTACCTCCTGCTCCACCAACATTTCGAGCGTCAAGGGTTAAACTAAAAACACCGTCGGCCGCTTGCGCATTAAAAGCACAAGAGGAAATAATAACTGTTAAACAAATAGGACCTTCAGAACAATCTGTATTTACACCCGTTTGGTCACCAGGTATTGTCCCTATTATATTCAAATTTTCATCTAAAACACGTAAGCCTTCTCCAGATTGACCAAAATCACCACGACGACATACTCTTATCTCAATATTTTCTGATACAGGAAGTACATCACCTGCATTAGGCAATATGACATCAAAACGCCATTCAGGGTTTTCACCTGGACTATTATTATTACCTCTCTCAGTACTATCTATACACGCCTCAACACCATTTACAGAAAACGTATCCCCTATTAAGACAGCATTTACATTTACTATAGCGTCAGGATTACCTGGTGCTCCGGGATTGCCAGGACCTTCTGGAAAAGGAGGGAACTGCCCAGGGAAAATTTGTGCATTACTATCAATGCTACTGAATAATAGCAATAGCATGAATAATAAATAAGACGAGAATTTTGCAATAGTAGTTTTATGAATCATACGTGATGATTTTGAAAGGATTTGGGTCAGTTAGTATTGTCAACTAGTATTCAATGTTTTGACACTAGATTTTATTCAAGGGAGAAAGGTAGACAACTTTTAAATCACTACAAAAAATTATTATAAGTTATCAACAGTCAATCTGACAATTACGACAAAAGAGCGATTTCAATAGATTAAATGATATAATCGCAATAGTTACATGTAAAATACAATTAAAATTTAAGCAATTAAGAATTCCTTTCTTTTATTTCAGAAGATGATTTACACGATGGTCAAATACAATGCTCATTTTGAAAATTGACAACTAATTGTTTTGAAGAAAATTTTTCAATTAAGACTCACATACTCCACACATACTTACCACCAGCTTAAGAAACTACTTTAGAGTGTGATTGGTAAGATCCTAAATACTACCACCTATATTAGAGATGTAAACGTATAATATATATGTCATAAAAAAAGTGCTATACTTAAACGTATAGCACTTACAGCAGAGAGGAAGGGATTCGAACCCTCGATACGTTGCCGTATACACGCTTTCCAGGCGTGCGCCTTAAGCCACTCGGCCACCTCTCTATTTTTGTTGTAAAGCGAGTGCTCTACATCTATTCATCCTTAACGACATCTGATTACAAATCACTGTTGTAGGTGTTTCAAATTTTCGCGAAAGCGTATAAATCATACACTTTCTAAAGGATTGCGAAATAACAAAAAAATAATAACTCATTCAAGAGTTACACACTTTATGTGAGCTCTCCTCGTAAAGAAGTTTCAAAGACTGTTTTAAATACTTTAGGTCCCAGCTCCTGCCCTAGTAAATACATCATCTTTGTGGTGGCTGCTTCTGTAGTCATGTCGCCTCCATTAATAACGCCCATCTTCTTTAATGCGACACTAGTCTCATAATTGCCCATGTTCACGCTGCCAGAGATACACTGTGTGATATTTACGATAGGAACTCCTCGTTTGATAGTTGCTTTAAGAGCATCTAGAAACCAGGGTTGCGTAGAAGTGTTTCCTGCCCCGAAGGTTTCTAGCACCACGCCACGTGTACAAGGAACATTAAGCATTGCTTCTACTAAGCACTGCGAAATACCAGGATATATTTTAAGTAGTAGAATCTCTGTAACTAATGTTCTGTGAACTTTAAGTGCTTTTTTATTCGGTTTCCAAAGTGCGTCTTCGTTTATAGTAAGATGTACTCCTGAGGTGAGGAGTTCTGGATAATTAGGAGACGTAAATGCTTCAAAATTTTCGGCACTTATTTTTGAGGTGCGATTTGCTCTATAAAGTTTGTACTCAAAATAGAGACACACTTCAGTTATGAGCGGTTTATTACGTTTTCTCAAAGCAGCTACTTGAACTGCAGTAATTAAATTTTCCTTTGCATCTGTGCGTAAGTCTCCTATAGGTAGCTGCGAGCCAGTAAACACCACAGGTTTAGAAAGATTTTCTAGCATAAAACTTATGGCAGATGCACTATAACTCATAGTATCACTACCATGCAGCACTACAAAACCATCATAGGTATCGTAACCCTCTTTAATGAAATCGCAAAGCTCGTTCCAGTAGGTAGGATTCATGTTTGACGAATCTATCACTGTATCAAATGAGGCGGTGCTTATATCACAATCTAGTAATCTAAGCTCAGGGATTTTTTCAAGCAACTCATCAAAGTTGAAGGCCTTCAAAGCTCCCGTTTCATAATCTTTGATCATACCTATGGTTCCACCTGTGTATATTAAGAGAATTTTAGCCTTGCTCATACTTTTTCTGATTGTACTACTGGGTTTGCATACATTAATAAGAAGCTATCTACCTCTATCTGCTTTTCTGTATCTACTCGTACTTCTAATCTACGTTCAAAATGACGTAATTCTTTCTCATCATAATGAGCACTATACTTATCACTCTTGTAATATAAATCGTATGCTATATAATTAGATGGCCACAACTTGTAGTTTTTCCATATGATAGTATCTAGCGCACTGGCAAATGCTTGCAACTTGTCATTATCACTTGCATAATCCTGAGCAATTTGATCATAAATTTCCTCTGGCATAGGTGCCGCTGCAATATGAATATTGCGTTTATTACCTAGCGCACCTTTTAGGATGCTATTAAAATCTTCGTTTGCTGTTTTTATGTAAGGTACATTTTCTTGTTTTGCTACAATTTCTGGGACCTTCAAAATATCTGTAGGATCATACTCATAAGAGATGGCAACTCCTACTATGTTGAGTTCTTTGAGGTACTCCATTAGTGGCGTCTTGCCACGAGCAATGGTGATCATCTTGAGTACACCTTGTTGTGTTTTATCAAGTCCGTCTTTGGTTCTTCCTTCTCGCTGGGCTACCCACACGGATCTATTCTCTACTAGCAAGTGTTTTATATACTCTGACAGTAACTTTGAGCTCATTAACATCTCTCGAGGTGACTGCCCTCTTTGCACTAAGAAATTCCTATTGAGCTTAGATAGCTCCATTAAAAAGTCTTTTTGCACAAGATTATCACCTATGGCAGAGGCTGTAGTAATAAGACCGTGATCTATAAGCGTCATATTAAGTAATGACGTATCAAGTACAATATCACGATGGTTTGACAGGTATAGATAAGACCGCTTTCGCGAAAGCGTATCAAACCCACTACACGTAAAATTCTCAGCACTTTTATCAAGTAAATTTGTTACCGATTTATAGATAACTTTTTCTTGAAAGTCGGCTATGGAAAAGCAGGCACTAAGTACTTCTACAATTTCTTCTTGTGTTTTATCTGGAAATGTAAATTGCAGTAAAATCCTAAACATAGGATGTCTTGCTGCGTGAAGTAATGCCTGATTTACTTCATTATCATTATAAGGTCGTATATGATCGTATCTATTCAAAATAGTCTGGATTGTTTGTCACAAAAGAACAAAATATTTTGAGTCTTCATCTACTATTTACAAGAAGATACTATGCACGCTTTGTAAAAAACACTGCATCTGCGTTACTCGTAGTTATTGCAGCGATTTCATCTAAAGGTTTTTGATAAATTGTCGCCAACTTTTCAGCTACCAAAACCACATAGCTACTCTCATTGCGTTTACCACGATACGGCACAGGGCTTAAATATGGTGCATCTGTTTCTAATACAATATGAGATAGCGGTATCTCTGCAAGAAACTTATCTATCTTACCATTTTTAAAGGTTGCTACGCCACCTATCCCAAGTTTCATGTTATAGCTGATAGCCTGCTCTGCTTGTTCTTTAGTTCCAGAAAAGCAGTGAAAAATCCCAAAGAGATCATCTCCTTTCTCACTTTCTAACACTTCAAAAACTTCATCAAAAGCTTCTCTACAGTGTATAACGATAGGTTTTTTATATTTTTTAGCTAGTTGAATTTGCCTCTTGAATGCATCTTGTTGAATTTCAAGTGTAGACTTATCCCAATACAAATCTATCCCTATCTCCCCTA
The genomic region above belongs to Dokdonia sp. Dokd-P16 and contains:
- a CDS encoding TatD family hydrolase, with product MNFTDTHTHLYSESFDEDQDVMIQRAIDAGVNRFFIPAIDSEYTERMYALEKNYPDHMFLMAGLHPTHVKENYEEELAHVEAQFAARDFYAVGEIGIDLYWDKSTLEIQQDAFKRQIQLAKKYKKPIVIHCREAFDEVFEVLESEKGDDLFGIFHCFSGTKEQAEQAISYNMKLGIGGVATFKNGKIDKFLAEIPLSHIVLETDAPYLSPVPYRGKRNESSYVVLVAEKLATIYQKPLDEIAAITTSNADAVFFTKRA
- a CDS encoding asparaginase, which encodes MSKAKILLIYTGGTIGMIKDYETGALKAFNFDELLEKIPELRLLDCDISTASFDTVIDSSNMNPTYWNELCDFIKEGYDTYDGFVVLHGSDTMSYSASAISFMLENLSKPVVFTGSQLPIGDLRTDAKENLITAVQVAALRKRNKPLITEVCLYFEYKLYRANRTSKISAENFEAFTSPNYPELLTSGVHLTINEDALWKPNKKALKVHRTLVTEILLLKIYPGISQCLVEAMLNVPCTRGVVLETFGAGNTSTQPWFLDALKATIKRGVPIVNITQCISGSVNMGNYETSVALKKMGVINGGDMTTEAATTKMMYLLGQELGPKVFKTVFETSLRGELT
- a CDS encoding glycerol acyltransferase, encoding MNRYDHIRPYNDNEVNQALLHAARHPMFRILLQFTFPDKTQEEIVEVLSACFSIADFQEKVIYKSVTNLLDKSAENFTCSGFDTLSRKRSYLYLSNHRDIVLDTSLLNMTLIDHGLITTASAIGDNLVQKDFLMELSKLNRNFLVQRGQSPREMLMSSKLLSEYIKHLLVENRSVWVAQREGRTKDGLDKTQQGVLKMITIARGKTPLMEYLKELNIVGVAISYEYDPTDILKVPEIVAKQENVPYIKTANEDFNSILKGALGNKRNIHIAAAPMPEEIYDQIAQDYASDNDKLQAFASALDTIIWKNYKLWPSNYIAYDLYYKSDKYSAHYDEKELRHFERRLEVRVDTEKQIEVDSFLLMYANPVVQSEKV